The Lewinella sp. 4G2 nucleotide sequence GACTAATCGTTGACCAGTTGAGCAATTTTGGCAGAGGAGTAATGCACGTTCTTCAGCACCTTCCCGTCCTCAATGCGGTGAACGAGGTATACGCCTTCGCTCGGTACGATCTTGCCAGGTTGGTCCAATTTATTGTAGTGAGCAATGGTCTCTTCCGCCTCGGTGGTAGTCGCACAAGTCTTGCTCATGTTACTGCGGTGGACTTCATCAAAAATGGCCTTGAATCTATCTCCAAGCCCAAACTCCAGGATGGCGCCACTGAGTACGTACTGGAGATCGGCGAAGGCGTCGGCGGCTTCCACCAGATCATTGTTGGTGATGGCCTCCTCCAACTCCTGCAACTCTTCCCGCAAAAGATTGATCCGCAGCATACACCGCTCGGCGCTGGGGATGGTCGGTTCTTCGAGTACCGGTAGGTGAAAAGTACGGTGAAATTCGGCCACGGTGGCCAGGGCATCGGGAGATTTCATTGAGCTATTTTGGGTGACGGGCAAGGTACGCAACGGGCTGCACTTTACGAGCCATCTTAAGGAGGAAGGCAAGTTCACTCGTGACCATTAGTTGTGTCGTTGCAAACTCCCGATCAAACTTGATCCCATCATCCAAATCATCGACCAGTAGTTTGTGCTGAAGGAGCTATTCAAAACGAGAAAACCCGGCCAGGACCAAAGTCCGAGCCGGGTTTTCATTAAACTTGGTGGGGAAGGATTACTCCTTACCGCCGTCGAGTTCATCCTGGAGCTTTTCGAGCTCTTCCCACTTGGCGTCAGCGGCGAGGCGTGCCTGCTTGGCCCAAGTCTTGGGATTGTGGATACGGTAGCGGGGGCCAGCTTCGTCGAGCATGGCCTGCACCTTTTCGAGCTCAGCCGTAGCCAAACCTTCCCAGGTGTTGATGCCGATGTCGTGCAGCAAACCTTCGATCTTCGGGCCAATGCCTTCGACGACCTTGAGGTCATCCTGGTTGTACTTCTTACCGCCTACGGTTACTTTCTCGGCTTTCGCCTTTGGAGCAACGTCGGCGATACCCTGTACGGTAGTGTCCGCTGGGGCGGCGGCTGCGGGTGCAGCTTTTGCCTTTGGAGCGGCCTTTGCCTTGGGTGCAGCAGCAGCTTTAGGAGCAGCAGAAGCAACGGCGGCTTCAGCACCTTCGGGCTGGATGCTTACGTACATGCGGTTGCGGTGGCTCTTGCGGAAGGACACTTTGCCGTCTACCTGAGCGTGGATCGTGAAGTCACGACCCATGTATACATTCTCACCGGGGTGGTACTTCGTACCGCGCTGGCGAATGATGATGTTGCCGGCTTTCGCGGCTTGGCCTCCGAAGAGTTTGACGCCGAGGCGTTTACTGTTACTGTCGCGGCCGTTGTCGGTACTACCAACACCTTTTTTGTGGGCCATAATTTTATTATTTTTATTGTGTTAGCCGGTAGAGGTCACGCTTTCTAGGAAGGGTCAGTCGAAATCGCTCCATTTGTTTTCGCGGAATTCGTGACGTGGCGAAAACAAGAAAGTAAGGATTGACTAAACTGACCGTGGCTATTAACAATGCTTATGGAAATGGTCGAAGGAGTATCCTAGACCGTGACGGAATCAATTTTGATTTTGGTGAACTGCTGGCGGTGGCCATTCTTCACTCGGTAGCCCTTGCGGCGCTTCTTCTTGAAGATGACGACCTTGTCGCCTTTCACGTGATCAATTACGGTAGCGCCTACGCTGGCGCCACTGACGTTCGGCGTGCCGATGGACGTACCCGCATCACCCGAGGTGAAGTGGACATCGCTGAAACTGACGGAATCGCCAGCGTTGGCTTCTAGCCGGTGGACGAAGATCTCCTGACCTTCCTCTACTTTGAATTGCTGACCGGCTATGGTTACGATTGCAAACATTAGGAAATTGTTTTAATTGGGCCGCAAAGGTAAGACATTCTCCACAATTTCACTATGGCTTCCCCATAACTATTTCGTTACCGGCCAATTAGGGCTAACCCTCAGTACTATCCTTCCCCAACTGGCGGAAAACGAAGATGCCTACCGCAGCCACGACGGCAATGATGAGGGCCAGGACGATGTAGCTACTGGTACTACCGTTGCCGGCTAAAATGGGAGGGAACTTCAGAAACATAGAGCAATCGCTTTGGTAACGTGTCTAACCTCACCCAGGAACATTAGTTCTCGAGTGACTAGGTCAACCAGTGAGCACAAATACCTCTAGACATTAAAACGGAAGTGCATCACGTCGCCATCTTCCACGACGTATTCCTTCCCTTCCACGTTTAACTTGCCGTTGTCGCGGGCGGATGCCTCCGAACCGTACTTAACGTAGTCATCGTAGTGGATTACCTCCGCGCGGATGAATCCCTTCTCAAAGTCCGTATGAATCACGCCGGCGGCGCCGGGTGCTTTGGTGCCGGCCGTGATCGTCCAGGCCCGGACTTCTTTCTCACCGGCGGTGAAGTAGGTACGCAGATTGAGTAAAATGTAGCTGGAACGGATAACGCGGTTAACGCCCGGTTCATCCAGGCCCATATCCGTCAGGAACTCCTGCCGGTCTTCGGCCGTGTCGAGTTCGGCGATCTCGGCTTCGATCTGCGCGCTAACGAGTAGGACTTCCGCCTGTTCTGCGGCTACGTTTGCTTTGAAAGCTTCCGTGTGCTTATTGCCACCGGGGAAGGAATCCTCATCAACGTTACAAACGTAGAGGATGGGCTTGGCCGTCAGTAGAAACAGGTCGTCAATGATCGGTCCGGAATCATCGTCCGTTTCAAAACTACGGGCGGGCTTTTCTGAGTTGAGGTGGTCCAGCAGCGCATCGTAGATGTCTACGGTTTTCGCGTGCTCCTTGTTGCCGGACTTGGCGGTGCGGCGAAGTTTGTCCGCCCGCTTTTCGATGGTCTCAATATCCTTAAAGATCAGCTCGGTATCGATGATCATCTTATCGCGGACGGGGTCTACGGAACCATCGACGTGCACAACGTTGTCGTCATCAAAACAACGCACGACGTGGATGATGGCATCCGTTTCCCGGATGTTTCCCAGGAACTGGTTCCCCAATCCCTCACCCTTGCTGGCACCTTTGATCAGGCCGGCGATGTCGACAATATCCACCGTGGTGGGCTGCACCTTTTGCGGATTGACCAATTCGGCCAGTTTATCCAGCCGGGGGTCGGGTACGGTGATGACGCCTACGTTCGGTTCCTTCGTCGCGAAGGGGTAGTTGGCAGCTAACGCCTTCGCGGAAGTCAGTGCGTTAAACAGGGTAGATTTTCCAACATTCGGCAAGCCGACGATTCCACATTTCAGGGCCATGAGCGTTCAATTTGGCCGCAAAAGTAAGGTATTCTTTGCGGTGCGCTACTTATTTCTGAAGCGGGTTTGACTTGAAGTCTCGCTGAATGGTTAGTAGTGATTGAACAGGCGA carries:
- a CDS encoding nucleoside triphosphate pyrophosphohydrolase family protein, which translates into the protein MKSPDALATVAEFHRTFHLPVLEEPTIPSAERCMLRINLLREELQELEEAITNNDLVEAADAFADLQYVLSGAILEFGLGDRFKAIFDEVHRSNMSKTCATTTEAEETIAHYNKLDQPGKIVPSEGVYLVHRIEDGKVLKNVHYSSAKIAQLVND
- the rpmA gene encoding 50S ribosomal protein L27; this translates as MAHKKGVGSTDNGRDSNSKRLGVKLFGGQAAKAGNIIIRQRGTKYHPGENVYMGRDFTIHAQVDGKVSFRKSHRNRMYVSIQPEGAEAAVASAAPKAAAAPKAKAAPKAKAAPAAAAPADTTVQGIADVAPKAKAEKVTVGGKKYNQDDLKVVEGIGPKIEGLLHDIGINTWEGLATAELEKVQAMLDEAGPRYRIHNPKTWAKQARLAADAKWEELEKLQDELDGGKE
- the rplU gene encoding 50S ribosomal protein L21, whose amino-acid sequence is MFAIVTIAGQQFKVEEGQEIFVHRLEANAGDSVSFSDVHFTSGDAGTSIGTPNVSGASVGATVIDHVKGDKVVIFKKKRRKGYRVKNGHRQQFTKIKIDSVTV
- the ychF gene encoding redox-regulated ATPase YchF, whose amino-acid sequence is MALKCGIVGLPNVGKSTLFNALTSAKALAANYPFATKEPNVGVITVPDPRLDKLAELVNPQKVQPTTVDIVDIAGLIKGASKGEGLGNQFLGNIRETDAIIHVVRCFDDDNVVHVDGSVDPVRDKMIIDTELIFKDIETIEKRADKLRRTAKSGNKEHAKTVDIYDALLDHLNSEKPARSFETDDDSGPIIDDLFLLTAKPILYVCNVDEDSFPGGNKHTEAFKANVAAEQAEVLLVSAQIEAEIAELDTAEDRQEFLTDMGLDEPGVNRVIRSSYILLNLRTYFTAGEKEVRAWTITAGTKAPGAAGVIHTDFEKGFIRAEVIHYDDYVKYGSEASARDNGKLNVEGKEYVVEDGDVMHFRFNV